The window TTGGCAACATCAGATACCCTGCACCCCGTTTGGTCCCAGATACTAAAAGATCCCTTCTTGAGACGACTACTCCTAAGGTAAATGTTTCTCTCTTCCTAGTTCTAATACACCTTCAAGATCTCCTAAAATTCCAGTATCAATGAAAAAACAAACTTGATTATATGGAATATTATAAGATTGGAGGTTCATTTTTGGATATAGATTGTTTAGGAACTAGGAACATGAACATTGTTGGTTTTGTCTCTCTTATCTGCAGATTCATTTTCTGCCGGGCAGTCTTGGCACTGTACACTCCAATCtccaataacaaacaaaaccagCCAGAGTGCTTTCCGTCTCTCCCGGAATCGCTAGCACCAACTGCTCCTGCGGTTCAAACTGCTGTGCTTCAGATGGCTAGTGTATTTGGGGCTACAAGTAAGTTTACTTTACCTCAAGATATCACAATGCTCGAAAGCCTCTAAGAAGCGACCTCTGCGACTAGAAAAGCTTCAGTCTGAAATATTCTTGTGCAAATCGGGAACCTCGATTTGGTCAATACTTCTTCATTGTCCTTGGAGGTTTATAACCAAACCTCTTTTGATATTTATGGTTGAAGAACATATTGATGTGCGAAATTAACAAAGTGTATGATGCAGAACATGTGATTGGCTCTGATGTATCTTCATTTCAAaaacatgtttgtttttttgggtttttgtatATTGATTCAACTTTTTACAGTCTAATGGAAATTTACCATCTTCTTTTATTCGATCAAGGGATATAAGAGGTTCTCCATCTGAATATGTTGATTGCAATTTGCACTTTCAGTATAAGAGAATATATTGCGTAGGTTTTTCAGGATACATTTTAATGAAACAGCAAAGCAAATCCATGCTCTGAATTCAAAGAAACTATTCACCACCGATCTTTGCAGCTACAAGTGCCGTCTTTGAAGAGATGGAACCGATTAGCATCCCGCACTAATATCTCGCGCCCCACGATCTTCGATATCAGCTTTGTGACTTCATGACAATCACCACAGACACGAAGGTTCTTCATCACTTGCAACGGCGTCCCTGGTTCTGTGTTCAGCAGTCCAAACGCAATCGCTAGTCTCTCACTGTGCCCACAGATCAAacgtctcttctcttcttcttcctgtataTTCTGCGACACATCCCGTGAATCGGGTACATACCCTTCTTTAGCCATTAAACTGTAAAGTATCTCTAGTGCCTTATGGATGGCTTCCGACTGAGGTGCTGAAGTATCTCCTGCACGGAACACGTGAACTTTTTTACCGATTTCGATCCAGCTATATCCCGGATTCTTCTTAATGAGTTTATCATTCAAGGATTTGCGGATTAGGCTCACTTTGTCCCATTTTCTCAACGCTGCATAAGCATTTGATGCTAGAATCGAGTAACCTGGATCATCCGGATTCAGTTCAATGATCCTCCTAGACACTCTTTCTGCGGTTTCCATATCCCCACTTGCTCGACAAGCTCTTAGCACAGATGCCCATATGCTCGCATCAGGTTTTATGGGCATTGCTTTGATAAATTCTTCAGCTTTCGAAATCTTCTGAGACCGGGACAGCAAATCAACCACACACGCATAATGTTCCAACATAGGGTCAATTTTGTAGTAAGTTTTCATCTTCTCGAAGCAAGCCAAGCCTTCTTCTACCAAACCAGAGTGGCTGCAAGCATAGATGATGGCAATGAAGACAACACTATCGGGAACAATACCGGATTTTTCCATATCAACAAAAGCTTCAAGAGCTTTCTCACCCTCGCCATACATTCCATATGCATAGATCATCCCTGTCCATGTTACAACATCTCTTCTACTCATACGTTCAAAAACTCTTAAGGAACTCACCAAATATCCACATTTTGAGTACAATTCAATTAGTGCATTCCCTATTCTCAACTCAGATTCATATCCAAACCTTAACAGACAACAATGGATCTCCTTGCCTAGCCGTTTTGCAGCAAGTGAAGCACTCATAGGCAATGTAACTAAGAAAGTAGCCATATCAGGCACCACTTCACTCTTCCTCATTTGAGTAGTTACCTGCAAACCGGTTTCGAAATCCCCAAAACGAACACAGGCTGAAATAACCGTGTTCCATGTCACCGTATCCCGAGTTTCCATACTATTGAATATCTTCAGTGAATCTCCTACTTCCCCGCACTTTGCATACATATCAATCAACGCATTACCAACAGGAAGATCGAAATTAATTCCGGATTTTGTCACGTTCGAGTGTAGCCCTTTCCCAAATTTCAAGTCTGCAAGACGTGTGGAGACAGATATAAGCATCAAATAAGTGATGTGATCCGCTTGCTCTTCCGTGATCATCAACTTAAAGAGTCTCATGGCTTCCAAAAGATCCCCGTTTTGTATATACCCATTGATTATCGAGTTCCACGAAACAGTATCCTTACATTCCAAGCTCTTGAAAACATCTCTTGCAGTGATCATGTCACCACACTTTGCatacacatcaattaaaatgtttttaacagTAGTGTCAAGCACAAAGCCAGCTCTCAACACATGGTCATGAACGTACTTTGCTAAGCGCAAGTCCCGTAAGTGTCCACAGACACGAAGAACAGAACTAGCTGTTAAGATATCTGGCTTGAACTgatccaaattttctaaaaaaatcctAACAGATTCTTCATACACCTCTAAGTTGAGATATCCGCAGATTATAGTATTGTAACTAACGGAATCTCGAGCAACCATCTCATCAAAAACTAGTCTTGCATCTATTGGTCTGCTAAATTTCAAGTACATTGCAAGTAGCCCGTTGTTAACCACCACAACGGAGTTAACACCTGACTTGAGAGCAAAACCATGAAGTCCCTGTCCTTGTTTCACAGCCAGCAAATTCCCAAAGGCAGGCAAAACACTTGAAACCGTGAAGGAATCTGGCACAATCCACGACTTCCTCAACTCATTATAAACATCCAAGGATTCCTCGTAGTAACCATGGGAactaaacccagaaatcaaacTGTTCCAGGACACAAGATCTCTGacaggcatttcatcgaacacatGGCGTGCTCTACCCAACAATCCCATTCTAGCATACATATCAACAAGAGCATTGCCTACATACAAATCAGATTCAAAACCCATCTCCAGAATCTGTTCATAAACCAAATCTCCCATCTCCGCATCGAACAATCCCGCGCAGGCTTTGATAACCGAAGGAAACGTGTACTTATCAGGAGAAACCTCGCTTTCCCGGAGATGCCCGTAAAATTCGAGGGCTTTAGGGAACAAACCATTCTTACAGAACGCTCTGATGATTGAATTCCAGAGGTAAACATTTTTCGCCGGAGAAACTCGCCGGAAAACGGAGAAGGAAGAGGCAGGTTCACGAAATTGAGAATACTTATCGATAAGCTTGCCGGAAAAGAAGTCGGAGGTGTCAAGACCGAGAGAGATCACAAGGGCGTGGACTCGACGAAGCTCATTGAGGTTAGATGACGATGAAAGAGCTCTCGAGATGAAAGACGATGATGACACTCTAATCTGCATTCCTCCATTGCGCagagttattattattgtcCTTATTACCtctctttcattatttttagttaCCGGATTTTAACCGGGGTAAACCGGAATTACAACTATTTTAGCCAATAAACTAATTGAACCGGTTTAAACTCGTCACGTCAATTATTGGTGTTTTTTTGGGTATTAACAAGAGTTTGATGTCTTGTAGAGATAACATTATCATTATTTATGACTTGATTGTGTTATCGTACACACACAATTGTGTAAATGATTAATCTAGTGAAAGATAGTAATCCTTTGCCATCATTTTTTCATTAGTCATCAAAATGACATGGGAAAAAGTATATGATTAGTAACAAAATTAGGAAAATGACAAAATCAAAACGATCTTTGAAGGAgtctaaaatactttttttccCCGGAGAGTGATTAAGACTGTAGGAATGTGAAGCTTGGCTGTAGGAAGGTAATGCGGGATAGTAGGAAGCTGAAGTTGGGTTGTGACTTGGGGAGGTGGGTAGATAAATACTTTCATGGCTTTGGCTAGGGGAACTGAGATGGCTTGGCGACCGTGCGTAGCTCGGGAAGTGGGAGGATAAGGAGGTCCTTCGCTAGGTATATTTCACCATCAAGTTCTTCCTCACCCTGCCTCTTCCCCCTTTAGCCTACTACGTAGAGATGTCAATTCCCTACCTGAATATGTGGTAacctaaaaaaaactattgtcaATAAAATGCAATGTCTGGATGCGTCATACTAGATATGTGGTGGAAGAGAGTACTGAAGTCTTACCCTTGACTGTCATGGCAACTCATCAAAATATGCAACTATATGAAACTATAAGACTTCTGAAAACTCTGATATACGATGATGTGGAGCTCCATCTTGTTCctgtttgtttaaattttggttGTGCCTAATTATGTGATTTAATTAGTGGAGGtctatttgaaaaaattaatttgttataaaataatttatctgtttatatagaataataagatatgtatatatataattttacaaaataatatagagaCATTTACAAAAATACCTTTCTTTCTATACCATTTTGCAAAAATATcctcataaattttttttttttgccaaacaaACTCCCTCACTTCTATTAtctattttcaataaaatattcTACTAtgtacaaaataactaaattttaaactctaatGATTAAATACTAAACCTACACCTCctcaaaattatatactaaatgtAAATAAAGAATCTtaacctaaaagaaaaaaaaatcctaaaaaattactttaatatattttgattgagTATcagtatattaaaaattaaaaaaaaaaaaaagttaggaaCATTTTAGATATTGTGTCTCTGCCAAAATAATTTAGGATAATATGGTTATGGGTGTCAACCATATGTCATTATGAGAttgagttatgttttttttattagttaaaacttaaacaaataatttattataaattaatgttttcataCCCTTATACCCTACGACCGATGGAGATGCAAGACACTGACTTTAAACTTGAAACGATATCTTTGTAAGCACTTCGCATcttaatcaaacaacaatcataaCTAGGATTTAAATAAACACAACATTTTGTTTGGCGAAAGGAAAAACGTGACTTTTAAACACAAAGTGTGAGAGAAAAAGCTAAGATCAAGCAAAACAACTCTGGAAACCACAAGCATTGGCACTAACCATGATCCAATCAATGCTTAATCTGTGAGCATTAAGCTCTTCCATGTAAAATATGCGTAATTGACACCAACGGAAGCAAAAACCTCATTAAAGGGATTTGTTGTCCAATGACATCATCCTTAGCCTTGTAAACTAAAAagatgaggagaaaaaaaattaatgagttAGATTCTAATCTCAAAACACAAAACTAACCCTCAGATAAGCGGAAGGCAATAACACAAGGTAGTATCGCCCAAGCTGTTGTTTCTCTTCCAACGTGGTCCATATAAAAGCCTGGTAGCGGTTTGGGGTTCCAAATTCTAAGATGAAAATAGTAGTCAATTTTTTCCCTGCAAGAATTCTATGATTGCAATCAATACACGAATCATCTTTGAGTCTCGTCAGCAATCTATCCAATCTCCGCGGAGCGGAAGGATCTTCATGTTCCATAATGAAATCTATCCACCAAGTGGAGTCATTTGGTAATGAGAAtacaaatgtaatatatatCCAGCGTGGAGAACATCTAGGACAAATCACTACAATATCGATATCATCATGAAGTAGTTTCCGCTGTTCCCAAAGATACAGCCATCGTTTTGACAAAACACTCGTCGCCACAACATCTTTTGTCGGAAGGAATGACAAAATCTTCAGCAATAAATCGTCATGCAGCTCGCTTATATTTCTCATTGTACACTGGAACATcaccaaaagagaaaacaaaagaattatttagtatataacAGTTCAACGAAGAGATAAGTTGGTTGAAGAAATAGATAGAGATCACACAAAGTAAACACCTCTCTAGTTGGAAAGAAAACCCTATAATCAAATCGAAGTTGAGTTCACAAAGACGATCACGGGAAATTGTAGAGGAAGGCCAAACTTTTGTATGTTCCTTCGATGTCACGGCCAACTGGCCAAGTACAGAAACCCTAATCACGGCCAAACTTTTTGTTAGTTAGTTTATCTCTCATAGTAGATTTaccttttaaaagttaaaacccacGTGTTTTTATCTCCCTAGCCCTAACTTATCTCAAGTTTGGAACAAAACCGGCCAACAAGTTCTCCCGTCTTTATAATCGCATACTCACAGCCGAGGAGCCTTCTGAccctataattttgtttataaccAGAGCCGTGCCAAGGTAATGCCATAGGCAAAAAATGGTTTgatatatcaataatatataacaaatattattattattattatatatattagtgtttaaatatttgtaataaatatataaaattttaagtagaAGTTTACTGTTCCATAAACAAAAGCAATTatcaacaaataagaaaaaagtatgaaaacaaatgaaatataaaaattgggTTGATCATATAATATGTATAGTTATAGTTGAACTGATGTACAAaatgttttatctaatatataaaaataattaagaaaattggaTGAAGATGAACAAAGAAATACCGATTAATATATACGTTATGAGTGGGGAGATGTCTTGTACATACTTAGGAATTTCCTAGATTACGGGTTATACTATTTACTTTGTATTAGTCTCTCTAACTTAACTAattcaatataatattaatacatatatgCTGGTGCAGTCATAACCATTATTTACATATGTAGCTTCCTAAAGTTGTTAAAAAATATGTGATGCCATAGGCgagattttcttatttcataACGTAGGCACGGATCTGTTTATAACCTTTGGTTCATCATCGGTGAATAAAGGAATCGAGAAACATAGATGGAGAAATTGCAGATCCATAGTTCGGTATTTATAGAACAAATCCTTCTTTCCAACCGCCAAATGAGCATCACGAACGGAAATCCACTTCGTGCAGATAACCGTCGTATGATCACAGAGTGGGTAAAGCCCCTCAACGTCGACGAAACCATCGGTAACCGTCTCCGTGGAGACAAAGTTCAACCACGAGAGGAGAAACCAAATCGCCCTTTTCATCGCCCAGTCTTAAATCGTTTGTAAAAAGTTATGTTGTGTTTGTAACTTGTTAGTTAAGTCCCAAGTAAAAAGTTATGTTATTGTAACTTGTTAGTTAAGTCCAAGTTAAGGGCCGAGTGTGTTAGCGTTGTTAGAGTTANGAGTGTCGTGTAGTGGAGTTCCAATGGGTAGTAGAGTGGCTACTAGTGTTGCTTGGCTTGTGTCAGAGAGTAGTTAGTAAAAGTACGGTCTAGAGACTAGAagtattctaaaaaaaaaaaactgttgtaaatattaaaataacaaaagaacaaaaaaaaatgttaccaCAAAGTGTCGAACCAGGTTAGCGTACTCTCTAAGCAAAGTCTACTACCACTATACTACagacattttctaaaaaaaggcCGCAATTTAACTGTTATCATAACTTAAATCCGTTTGGGgttccaaattttgttttaacacATGTCCTCAGAATTGtcgtaaaattttaatttttaattagaaaaaagcCTTAATGATATTTAATTAATGGAAGTATATTTGAAGatattaatttttatcaaacagttttttttttactatatagaatgagtattttacaatattttattttttaagattgAGAATTGACtaataagagatatatatataattttacaaaataatatagagGCATTTACAAAagtacattttattttatactattttgcaaaaatactctcattaattttattttttttgccaaacaAACACCCTCACTTttgttgtctattttcaaatgactaaattataaGCCTAATCTTTAAATACTAAACCTACACctcttcaaaattatatattaaatgtaaaataaagaattcaaacctaaaacaaacaaaaaatcataaaaaactaatttgacatattttgaaatagtgttaaaaagtacaaaaattaaaattgtctTAAAGAAAGTTCGAGCTTTCAAAAGGCTTATGCCACATGATTCATATTCGATTTGAGGCCATTTTCTCTTGGACAACGATCACCTTTTCCACGCCATCAACAACGAAGTAACCACCTTCGTCATATGTGCATTCTCCAGCCTTTATCAAACTTTCAGCAGATTTGCCATTTAATGCGCATTTTTTCGAGTGGATCATGATGGGAACCTAAGAAACAAAGGCGGTGTTAGTTTGATCATCAGACTTCTCGTGTAGAAAACAAATTGGTATGGGgcacatattatttattaataattttaaaatttatattataaaaatatgaaataaaaataatttataattactttaaatatattaaaactataatatcagaaaagacacaaaatcagaaaagtctaaatatacttaattacatatatcatataatatagtttatttgCCCAGctacaaatcaaaacaaacatgtaatttatttatttttaagtatgATTTGAATCGACATTtattaaatatcatataaattctAGTTTGTTTCACAAATTTTAGagttctattttatttaagatctatgaaataaactacaaaaaagataataaaatgtttacttAGTTACtgattttactaacatttttataattcaaATGTAATCTTTacagtttaaaaataataattttgttctaaaagTCAAAATGGAACTACAATCGTTGTGGTTTTGTCATTTTCCTAATTTTGTTACTAATCATACTTTTTCCCATGTGTAAAAGTTTCATTTTTATGACTAGTGAAAAATATGATGGCAAAGGATTATTATCTTTCACTAGATCTCCAAGTAGTGATAAACCGGGGTGTAAATTAAGCCAGCGGCGATCATGACCGGACTAGACACCGACAACTAACCAACATCCTTCAAGATCTAAAATTTTGGatcatacaaaataataaagatGCAAGACaaatatacataataatatacCCTATAATCTATGAGGATGGTTTTGTGTATATATCTGCAAAAGTTACTCTGGTTCTTGTCTCTTTTGTGGATTCaaaactttcttctttctttaacgACTGTTGTGTATATATGCTAGgaaaattgtaaatttattCATTCAAAATCATGGTAATAGCTTGCTGTGTAAGTAAATTGTTTAATTACTCTTTTGCAGTGACTCtgttttttccaaattttgcaAATCTTTCGAGCAGCACCATGCGTATTAGATCTAAGTTAAAACCATCTTAAGAGTTTAGACCTTATGCCAAAACATTTCTTCATTAGTTAAACCATGTTTGAGAACAGGGAACGAAAAAGAGTTAAACATTCACAACATAAGATCACTCGAAAGAGGTTACTCAAAACCAATATCAGGAGTTTCCAAACTAGGGTAGGTATTTTGCCGAAGACGAATCAATCCCAAGAACTTATGATAGCTCCTAAGTTAAAACCATTTTGTTatcaggaggagaagaagatacaatGAATCATCTGATTTCAATTTATTATCAAAGATGCAAGACATATATGTACATAATAATACCCTATATAATCTATGAGGATGGTTTTGTGTATATCTGCAAAAGTTACTCTGTACTTGTCTCTTTTGTGGATTCaaaactttcttctttctttaacgACTGGTGTGTATATATGctagtaaaattttaaatttattcattCAAAATGATGGTAATAAATTGCtggataaataataaaataagcttgtgatttaaattgtttaattacTCTTTTGCAGTGACTCTGTTTTTTTCCAAAGTTTGCAAATCTTTCGAGCATCTCATTTAAGAGTTTAGACCTTATACCAAAACATTTCTTCATTAGTCAAACTCATGTTTGAGAACAGGGAAcgaaaaagagttaaaaagttATTGACAACATTCACAACATAAGATCACTCCAAAGAGGTTACTCAAAACCCAAATCAGGAGTTTCCAAGCTTATAAGCTAGTTATTTTGTCAAGCAGTCTTCACAAAGTGAGGGGACAAGAGTTTTGAAATCTCCAGAAACCCAACTTTGTCTTTCCCTTCAAAGATTAGCTTCAATGTCTCATCGCAGAATATCTCCCTCTTGTCAGCTGGGTTCTGCAACCAAAAAACCAACACCAAAATGTTAAGAAAGTACAATAAATAGTATTCCCTAACTTGATACTAGAACGTCTCAATCCAACTGCACTTTATCTTGATAGAGATTGGTGTATCTGGTTGCTTTCTAGATTCTTAATGCCAAAAGAGAACGTTGTTTTGGAGACTTGAAgaaaccaaatcatcttgcagACAGGATAAAACATAGCATAGGCAAAACCAGAGGCTAAAGTAAAACAGGCACATGAGGAAAAATCAAGGGGACCAAATTAGATAGAATGTGAAGACTCTAAGCAAATCAACTTCTACAACATTAGTAAACCATAGACTCCAAAAGTAATCTACATTAACCAGAACAACAAGTCGCACTCTCAGAGACAAAAGCATAAACCTTTTGGATTAGacaattgaagaagatgaaaaagatcacaaatctgaaatctgaaaacaaaagtgaattttttttttgggtggtcACCACATCCAGCTTCTCAACTAAGTTCATCAAGTAGTTTATATGACTCAAGAGACCAGAAAAAAACCAATCTTTTTCCGGCAATTCTCGTCTAGCTACATATAAGTCAAGACCCATATCATAAGGGAGTGGAAAAATCTAGCTACCGTTTCGTAGATTATGTAACAAAAGcaaagagagggagaagagaagaggaaccTGAAGATCGTGGGACTTGATGTAGGTCCAAATCTCTTTGATGGCGTCGGTACGTGTAGTTTCACCGATACCAAGGAACTGAGCGAGAGCTGGAGACACAGGAGTCACCTTGAAGATTCCAGTAGACCTCGGTGTCTTCTTCGCCGGAGAGTCTGATTTCGCCTTAGGCTTAGGCTTAGGCTTGGTCGCCGGTTTCTTGGTAGATCCAGCTGTGCTTACTACACCTCTCGAAGAAGAAAGCACATAAGAGGCTGAGCTGGACACAGGAGCTAGAAGCGATCTGCATCTCCTGAAAACCATAGCTGCAACGGAAGACATCTTCTTCCCCAATTctagtttctttttctctccttctccttcgtaGTTAGTAAGTATACAATTGTGTGTAAATTTTGGAGAATTTAGGAAAGTTTTTGGGAGAAAAAAGGTTTGACCTTTGACTCTGCCACGCGGCGACGTTTGAGATATCTTGTGACACCCaaaaagttttgaactttcaaGTTTTTTAAGTTCTTTAAAGCAGAGGAAAAGGGAAAGTCTTTAACTTTCTGTTGAGTTTTTCTCGTCCACAGTGatgaaatcttcttctccatcagctCTCTGGGAAATTGACGTTTCCGTGCGTTTCACAGATCTTAAGAACATTCGCACCCCATCTTCTGTGTGGTCTTCCACTAGCCCTAAGAGTTTTAGACTCGTTTACCATAGAGGCTGAGAAAGTATGGGAGGGTACACTTTGCTAGGCTTGAAGTTTCCCTACTAATGATGTCATGGAAGTGCTGAGAGTTAGCTATGACAGTTTGGATGAGCAACGGATTCTGTTTATTTATGTTCTTTTATAAACGATTCAATCGTTGGTAAAACTTATCATCTCACAGACATAGGGTACTAAAACATAGGAGCTGTAGCAAAGACAGGCAAAATCAGAGAGTAAAACAGACCAAACATTGACAGGGGGATTGATGGAGAACAAATTATATACAATGTGAAGACTCTAAGCAAAGCAACTTTTACGACATTAATAAACCagaagtaaaattattttaaccaGAACAACAAGCCACAACTAGATATAAAGATTACATCTTTTGGATTAGACAATTGAAGGAGATGAAATATATCACAAAATCTGAAATCTGAAAAGCAAAAGTGAATATCTTTAGGG is drawn from Camelina sativa cultivar DH55 chromosome 1, Cs, whole genome shotgun sequence and contains these coding sequences:
- the LOC104703206 gene encoding pentatricopeptide repeat-containing protein At3g03580-like, with translation MQIRVSSSSFISRALSSSSNLNELRRVHALVISLGLDTSDFFSGKLIDKYSQFREPASSFSVFRRVSPAKNVYLWNSIIRAFCKNGLFPKALEFYGHLRESEVSPDKYTFPSVIKACAGLFDAEMGDLVYEQILEMGFESDLYVGNALVDMYARMGLLGRARHVFDEMPVRDLVSWNSLISGFSSHGYYEESLDVYNELRKSWIVPDSFTVSSVLPAFGNLLAVKQGQGLHGFALKSGVNSVVVVNNGLLAMYLKFSRPIDARLVFDEMVARDSVSYNTIICGYLNLEVYEESVRIFLENLDQFKPDILTASSVLRVCGHLRDLRLAKYVHDHVLRAGFVLDTTVKNILIDVYAKCGDMITARDVFKSLECKDTVSWNSIINGYIQNGDLLEAMRLFKLMITEEQADHITYLMLISVSTRLADLKFGKGLHSNVTKSGINFDLPVGNALIDMYAKCGEVGDSLKIFNSMETRDTVTWNTVISACVRFGDFETGLQVTTQMRKSEVVPDMATFLVTLPMSASLAAKRLGKEIHCCLLRFGYESELRIGNALIELYSKCGYLVSSLRVFERMSRRDVVTWTGMIYAYGMYGEGEKALEAFVDMEKSGIVPDSVVFIAIIYACSHSGLVEEGLACFEKMKTYYKIDPMLEHYACVVDLLSRSQKISKAEEFIKAMPIKPDASIWASVLRACRASGDMETAERVSRRIIELNPDDPGYSILASNAYAALRKWDKVSLIRKSLNDKLIKKNPGYSWIEIGKKVHVFRAGDTSAPQSEAIHKALEILYSLMAKEGYVPDSRDVSQNIQEEEEKRRLICGHSERLAIAFGLLNTEPGTPLQVMKNLRVCGDCHEVTKLISKIVGREILVRDANRFHLFKDGTCSCKDRW
- the LOC104788135 gene encoding protein TRI1-like, with protein sequence MSSVAAMVFRRCRSLLAPVSSSASYVLSSSRGVVSTAGSTKKPATKPKPKPKAKSDSPAKKTPRSTGIFKVTPVSPALAQFLGIGETTRTDAIKEIWTYIKSHDLQNPADKREIFCDETLKLIFEGKDKVGFLEISKLLSPHFVKTA